In Sinorhizobium numidicum, the following proteins share a genomic window:
- a CDS encoding TRAP transporter large permease, with the protein MSDPVLGMTMLVLIIVVIIMGFPTAFTLMGLGMLFGFYAFYNPAEHWIDNRVFDLMVQRTYGAMTNDVLISIPLFVLMGYVMERGALVDKMFYSIQLSFRRVPASLAVATLIVCTFWGIASGLVGAVVVLMGVIAMNPMLRAGYDVKLASGVITAGGTLGILIPPSVMIIVYAAVAGQSVVKLYAATMFPGFFLALLYLAYILCWAAINPKIAPALPEEQTRVPVPSWMRDLQAAYSPNMLTGLFSALLSPSRAMALESGEGRLSYWQLFRNFSAALVPFSLTAFTLALVWWYVVIHPQASADTEAPEGLEQLGAPATDAGPAAIDGPSTSFYVTFGIIAAIAAAVLVRYYRNMSAERLQVVKFLVSSVMPLGILTVVVLGVILFGITTATESAAVGAAGAFLLAFQARTLNWKRTKEAVFLTAKTTAMVCWLFVGSALFSAVFAILGGQALIEQWVLALDLTPVQFMILSQAIIFILGWPLEWTEIIIIFVPIFLPMLRHFDIDPILWGVLVFVNLQAAFLSPPVAMSAYYLKGVSPPHVTLAQIFKGMMPYMLIVILCMVLMYLWPGMALWLPEYLYG; encoded by the coding sequence GTGAGCGATCCGGTCCTCGGCATGACGATGCTCGTGCTCATCATCGTCGTCATCATCATGGGCTTTCCGACGGCCTTCACACTGATGGGGCTCGGCATGCTCTTCGGCTTCTACGCCTTCTACAATCCTGCCGAACACTGGATCGACAACCGCGTCTTCGACCTGATGGTCCAGCGCACTTACGGTGCCATGACCAACGACGTTCTGATCTCGATTCCGCTCTTCGTGCTGATGGGCTACGTGATGGAGCGGGGCGCGCTGGTCGACAAGATGTTCTACAGCATCCAGCTTTCGTTCCGTCGGGTGCCGGCGTCGCTCGCGGTCGCGACGCTCATCGTCTGCACCTTCTGGGGCATCGCCAGCGGCCTCGTCGGCGCCGTGGTTGTGCTGATGGGGGTGATCGCGATGAACCCTATGCTGCGGGCCGGCTACGACGTGAAGCTCGCTTCCGGCGTCATCACGGCGGGCGGCACGCTCGGCATCCTGATCCCGCCGTCGGTGATGATCATCGTCTATGCGGCGGTCGCTGGACAATCGGTGGTCAAGCTCTACGCGGCAACGATGTTTCCCGGTTTTTTTCTCGCGCTGCTCTATCTCGCCTATATCCTCTGTTGGGCGGCGATCAATCCGAAGATCGCGCCGGCACTGCCCGAAGAGCAGACGCGCGTTCCGGTGCCCAGCTGGATGCGGGACCTCCAGGCCGCCTATTCGCCCAATATGCTCACCGGCCTTTTTTCGGCGCTCCTCTCGCCGTCGCGGGCGATGGCGCTCGAATCGGGGGAGGGACGGCTTTCCTATTGGCAGCTCTTCAGGAACTTCTCCGCTGCGCTGGTGCCTTTTTCGCTAACCGCGTTCACGCTGGCCCTCGTCTGGTGGTATGTCGTCATCCATCCGCAGGCCTCGGCGGATACGGAGGCGCCGGAGGGACTGGAGCAGCTCGGCGCGCCGGCGACGGACGCGGGCCCGGCGGCGATAGACGGGCCGTCGACGAGCTTCTACGTTACGTTCGGGATCATCGCCGCGATCGCCGCCGCTGTTCTCGTCCGCTACTACCGCAACATGAGCGCGGAGCGGCTGCAGGTCGTCAAATTTCTGGTTTCCTCGGTGATGCCGCTCGGCATTCTCACCGTGGTCGTGCTTGGCGTCATCCTGTTCGGGATCACGACCGCGACCGAGTCCGCCGCGGTCGGTGCCGCCGGCGCCTTCCTGCTCGCCTTTCAGGCGCGAACGCTGAACTGGAAGCGCACCAAGGAAGCGGTGTTCCTGACGGCGAAGACCACGGCCATGGTGTGCTGGCTCTTCGTCGGCTCGGCGCTTTTCTCCGCCGTCTTTGCGATCCTCGGCGGTCAGGCGCTGATAGAGCAATGGGTGCTCGCCCTCGACCTCACGCCGGTGCAGTTCATGATCCTGTCGCAGGCGATCATCTTCATTCTCGGCTGGCCGCTCGAATGGACGGAGATCATCATCATCTTCGTACCGATCTTCCTGCCGATGCTCCGGCATTTCGACATCGACCCGATCCTCTGGGGCGTGCTCGTCTTCGTGAACCTGCAGGCGGCCTTCCTTTCCCCGCCGGTGGCGATGTCGGCCTATTACCTCAAGGGCGTATCGCCGCCGCACGTCACCCTCGCGCAGATCTTCAAGGGGATGATGCCCTATATGCTGATCGTCATCCTCTGCATGGTCCTCATGTATCTCTGGCCGGGCATGGCCCTCTGGCTTCCGGAATATCTCTACGGCTGA
- a CDS encoding ankyrin repeat domain-containing protein produces MLNFSCVSVLYLMLSATAVAAGPLHDAAREGNIERTKQLLDEGANIAEPDAAGEPALLIASLAGHTDVVTLLLERGADITIRNKGGLTALHAAAYGGNLDVAKLLVAKGAAVNDDKNFYRMTPLHAAAEEGHADVVGFLLANKAVVEAKERNGYTPLTQAGWREHWDAAGLLLKAGAVCQGADLVGEWLYKECNKRK; encoded by the coding sequence ATGTTGAACTTTTCCTGTGTCTCCGTTCTTTATCTCATGCTTTCCGCTACCGCCGTGGCGGCAGGCCCGCTGCATGATGCGGCGCGAGAGGGAAATATCGAGCGCACGAAGCAGCTCCTGGATGAGGGCGCCAATATCGCCGAGCCCGATGCTGCCGGCGAGCCGGCGCTGCTCATCGCCTCCCTTGCCGGGCATACGGATGTCGTCACGCTTCTCTTGGAGCGAGGCGCGGATATAACGATCCGCAACAAGGGAGGGCTGACCGCACTGCACGCGGCCGCCTATGGCGGAAACCTCGACGTCGCAAAGTTGCTTGTCGCAAAGGGTGCGGCGGTGAACGACGACAAGAATTTCTACAGAATGACACCACTGCACGCGGCAGCCGAGGAAGGCCACGCGGACGTGGTCGGTTTTCTGCTCGCCAACAAGGCGGTCGTCGAAGCGAAGGAAAGAAACGGCTACACGCCTTTGACCCAGGCGGGATGGCGTGAGCACTGGGATGCCGCAGGCCTGCTGTTGAAAGCGGGCGCCGTTTGTCAGGGCGCCGATCTTGTCGGCGAATGGCTCTACAAAGAGTGCAACAAGCGCAAGTGA
- a CDS encoding YHS domain-containing (seleno)protein has protein sequence MDHHQRKSVMRIAVAAGAAALLLSFVQSAAAEEQPVNTGYFGDVAIKGYDPVAYFTEDKAVQGSPKYSHRWLGATWHFASAEHRDLFMREPGKYAPQYGGYCADGVSFGTVTTNIDPKAWRIIDGKLYISYDPGAADGFQKNPTKVVDSQKRWSDVQQALVTEKFHKDWRQASAE, from the coding sequence ATGGACCATCATCAACGGAAAAGCGTGATGCGCATCGCCGTTGCGGCTGGCGCTGCGGCGCTACTCCTGTCGTTCGTTCAGAGCGCCGCGGCCGAAGAGCAGCCGGTCAACACCGGATATTTCGGCGACGTCGCCATCAAGGGCTACGACCCGGTCGCCTATTTTACCGAAGACAAGGCGGTGCAGGGATCGCCGAAATATTCGCACCGCTGGCTGGGCGCCACCTGGCATTTCGCCAGTGCCGAACACCGCGATCTCTTCATGCGCGAGCCGGGGAAATATGCACCGCAATATGGCGGCTACTGCGCCGATGGCGTTTCCTTCGGAACGGTGACCACCAATATCGACCCGAAGGCGTGGCGGATCATCGATGGGAAGCTCTACATCAGCTACGATCCGGGCGCTGCCGACGGCTTTCAAAAGAACCCGACAAAGGTAGTCGACTCGCAGAAGCGCTGGTCGGACGTGCAGCAGGCGCTGGTCACGGAAAAGTTCCACAAGGACTGGCGGCAGGCTAGCGCCGAGTGA
- a CDS encoding adenylate/guanylate cyclase domain-containing protein — MERRLAAILIADVVGYSRLSRIDEEDTRIRFQADLHEIFEPHIAEHHGRLVKTMGDGLLVEFHSVVDALRCAVEVQRQMNRRNADEPPDRRIDFRIGINLGDVIVEGDDIHGDGVNIADRLQGLAEPGGIAISGMAYDHVKTKLAFGYVSLGEQAIKNIPEPVRVYRVVLDPAAAGKTTPARRRRRTWLVPLAAAGALLLMGAALWWQPWTLIWPQSPIERFAYPLPDKPSVAVLPFINVTGDEQQDHIAQGLTDDLITELSKVSGLFVIARHSVFALRNTPAKAEDVASDLGVHYVLEGSLQQANSRLRINVKLIDAFTGLSLWAERYDRQYQDLFAVQDDVIGKITSALSVKLSEGERNQLARIPTNNLEAYDNYLRAEQEGLIYSDVDTYRRTLSYYQKAIDLDPRFADAHAGIARIAVDVWRNDYNFLWSAAVARKIAYDAAGEALKLDPNNARAHTVLALLQLVDGRVTEALDSANRAVSAQPGNAEAYGNLALILAHTGNREQAVAEVEKALRIDPSPPPSFRLLAGIVFYTARELDRAIPLIEAARDALPNAEPAREYLASAYAHDGDRERAARETERLKEVFPDTNLTYYSYLYDYWNEDDLRYHLTGLKQAGVPEWPFGFAGAEADRIRGADLKHLVDDKTWIGKHKNGTDFFQAFDKAGNTAYRTPNTSITGTIEIRDGRLCERFGGYFIDRMVCGYVYRNTTGEHRNMNYVHVTPQALKFFSLER; from the coding sequence ATGGAACGCCGTCTTGCAGCAATCCTGATTGCCGATGTCGTCGGTTACAGCCGGCTAAGCCGGATCGACGAGGAGGATACCCGCATCCGCTTCCAGGCGGACCTCCACGAAATTTTCGAGCCGCACATCGCCGAACACCATGGCCGCCTGGTCAAGACCATGGGCGACGGCCTGCTTGTGGAATTTCACAGTGTGGTCGACGCGTTGCGCTGCGCGGTCGAGGTTCAGCGGCAGATGAACCGACGCAACGCCGATGAGCCGCCCGATCGTCGGATCGACTTCCGCATCGGCATCAATCTCGGCGATGTCATCGTCGAAGGCGACGACATTCACGGCGACGGCGTCAATATCGCCGACCGGCTGCAGGGTCTGGCCGAACCCGGCGGGATCGCAATCTCGGGCATGGCCTACGACCATGTAAAGACGAAGCTCGCCTTCGGCTATGTTTCGCTGGGCGAGCAGGCGATCAAGAATATTCCGGAGCCCGTTCGCGTCTACCGCGTCGTTCTCGATCCCGCAGCGGCCGGCAAAACGACCCCCGCTCGTCGAAGGCGTCGCACTTGGCTGGTACCACTCGCTGCCGCCGGCGCGCTCCTGCTGATGGGTGCGGCTCTGTGGTGGCAGCCCTGGACGCTGATCTGGCCGCAATCGCCGATCGAACGATTCGCCTATCCGCTGCCCGACAAGCCGTCGGTTGCCGTGCTGCCGTTCATCAATGTCACCGGCGATGAGCAACAGGACCACATCGCACAAGGCCTGACGGATGATCTCATCACGGAGCTGTCGAAGGTCTCCGGTCTCTTCGTGATTGCCCGTCACTCGGTTTTCGCACTGCGCAACACGCCGGCAAAGGCTGAGGACGTTGCCTCCGATCTCGGCGTGCACTACGTCCTCGAAGGCTCCTTGCAGCAGGCGAACTCGCGGCTGAGGATCAATGTCAAGCTGATCGATGCCTTTACCGGCCTGTCTCTCTGGGCCGAGCGCTACGATCGCCAGTACCAGGATCTCTTCGCTGTCCAGGACGATGTCATCGGCAAGATCACCTCGGCGCTCTCGGTCAAGCTCAGCGAAGGCGAGCGCAACCAGCTCGCACGTATCCCGACCAATAATCTCGAGGCCTATGACAATTATCTGAGGGCGGAACAGGAGGGCCTCATCTACAGCGATGTCGATACCTACCGCCGCACCCTCTCCTATTATCAGAAAGCAATCGATCTCGACCCGCGCTTCGCCGATGCGCATGCCGGTATCGCCCGGATAGCCGTCGATGTCTGGCGCAATGACTACAACTTTCTCTGGTCGGCCGCCGTGGCGCGCAAGATCGCCTATGACGCGGCCGGCGAAGCTTTGAAGCTCGACCCGAACAATGCCCGCGCCCACACCGTGCTCGCGCTGCTGCAACTTGTCGACGGCCGCGTCACGGAGGCGCTGGATTCCGCCAACCGTGCCGTTTCCGCCCAGCCGGGAAACGCCGAAGCCTATGGCAACCTGGCGCTCATTCTCGCTCACACCGGCAACCGCGAACAGGCGGTCGCCGAAGTGGAGAAGGCTTTGCGGATCGATCCCTCTCCTCCTCCGAGCTTTCGCCTGCTCGCCGGCATCGTCTTCTATACGGCGCGCGAACTCGACCGCGCCATACCGCTGATCGAGGCGGCGCGCGATGCCCTGCCGAACGCCGAGCCGGCGCGCGAATACCTCGCCTCCGCCTATGCTCATGATGGTGATCGGGAACGCGCGGCCCGCGAGACCGAGAGGCTCAAGGAGGTGTTTCCTGATACCAATCTCACCTATTACAGTTACCTCTACGACTACTGGAACGAGGACGACCTGCGCTACCACCTGACCGGCCTTAAGCAGGCTGGCGTTCCGGAATGGCCCTTCGGCTTCGCCGGGGCCGAGGCCGATCGCATCCGCGGCGCGGATCTCAAGCACCTCGTCGACGACAAGACCTGGATCGGCAAGCACAAGAACGGCACCGACTTCTTCCAGGCCTTCGACAAAGCCGGAAACACCGCCTATCGCACCCCGAATACCAGTATTACCGGCACAATCGAGATTCGCGACGGCCGCCTTTGCGAGCGGTTCGGCGGCTATTTTATCGATCGGATGGTCTGCGGCTATGTCTATCGCAACACGACGGGCGAGCACCGGAACATGAATTATGTTCACGTCACGCCGCAGGCGCTGAAGTTCTTCTCGCTCGAACGCTGA
- a CDS encoding sigma-70 family RNA polymerase sigma factor — translation MDEKKFLAEQFEGSRAHLKAVAYRMLGSRTEAEDAVQESWLRLSRADTSDVENLRGWLTTVVARVCLDMLRTRKSRREEPLETPPSSPAPSPDGAHAEAMNPEQEALFADAVGLALLVVLNRLTPSERIAFVLHDMFDLSFEEIAPIVERTPAAARQLASRARRRVRGAPALPVADLNRQRKVVDAFLAASRGGDFDALLAVLAPDVVFHADAVAARMGARAEIRGAAAVAETFKGRAQGALPALVDGTIGLLVAPQGRLRVVLALTLQGGRITAIEALADPDRLGRLDLAVLDA, via the coding sequence ATGGACGAGAAAAAATTTCTGGCGGAGCAGTTCGAGGGAAGCCGGGCGCATCTGAAGGCGGTCGCCTATCGCATGCTCGGCTCACGCACCGAGGCGGAAGATGCCGTGCAGGAGTCCTGGCTGCGCCTCAGCCGGGCCGATACGAGTGATGTGGAGAATCTTCGCGGCTGGCTGACGACCGTGGTGGCGCGGGTCTGCCTCGACATGCTGCGCACGCGCAAGTCGAGGCGGGAGGAGCCACTCGAAACTCCGCCTTCCTCTCCCGCGCCCTCACCCGACGGCGCCCATGCCGAGGCTATGAATCCGGAGCAGGAGGCGCTGTTTGCCGACGCCGTCGGCTTGGCGCTGCTCGTTGTTCTCAACCGGCTGACGCCGTCCGAGCGCATCGCATTCGTGCTGCACGATATGTTCGATCTTTCCTTCGAAGAGATCGCCCCGATCGTCGAGCGCACGCCGGCAGCAGCACGCCAGCTTGCAAGCCGTGCCCGGCGCCGGGTGCGCGGCGCCCCGGCACTTCCTGTTGCCGATCTTAACCGCCAGCGAAAGGTGGTCGATGCCTTCCTTGCCGCCTCCCGCGGCGGCGATTTCGACGCGCTGCTTGCAGTGCTCGCTCCGGACGTGGTTTTCCACGCCGATGCGGTCGCGGCCAGGATGGGGGCGCGGGCGGAGATCCGCGGCGCGGCCGCCGTCGCCGAGACCTTCAAGGGCCGCGCCCAAGGCGCGCTCCCCGCTCTGGTCGACGGCACGATCGGCCTCCTGGTCGCGCCGCAGGGACGCTTGCGCGTCGTCCTTGCCCTCACGCTCCAGGGCGGCAGGATCACCGCGATCGAGGCGCTCGCCGATCCCGACCGGCTCGGGCGCCTCGATCTGGCTGTGCTTGATGCATGA
- a CDS encoding carboxymuconolactone decarboxylase family protein produces MQARMNNIAMIVPEAMQALQALGASTEKGGLPELTLGLVHLRASQINGCSVCVDMHPRQMKKAGETDKRIMAVAAWRDAPYFADAERAALALTEAVTRLSDRPDPVPDEIWNEAAKHYDEQGLAALIIQIALINTWNRFNVATRQVAGEWG; encoded by the coding sequence ATGCAAGCCAGAATGAACAACATCGCGATGATCGTTCCGGAAGCCATGCAGGCACTGCAGGCGCTCGGCGCTTCGACCGAGAAGGGCGGTCTTCCGGAACTGACGCTCGGCCTCGTCCACCTGCGCGCCAGCCAGATCAACGGCTGCAGCGTCTGCGTCGACATGCATCCGCGGCAGATGAAAAAGGCAGGCGAGACGGACAAGCGCATCATGGCAGTCGCCGCCTGGCGGGACGCACCCTATTTCGCCGATGCCGAGCGGGCGGCGCTGGCGCTGACCGAGGCGGTGACGCGGCTTAGCGACCGGCCCGATCCTGTGCCGGATGAAATCTGGAACGAGGCGGCGAAGCATTATGACGAACAGGGATTGGCAGCGCTCATTATCCAGATCGCACTCATCAACACCTGGAACCGCTTCAACGTCGCCACCCGGCAGGTGGCGGGAGAGTGGGGGTGA
- a CDS encoding pilus assembly protein TadG-related protein → MINAKFRVQLKRLARDRDGNFAVLGAIAIIPIIGAAALAIDFAGAYLEAEKMQGALDAAAIGSVRAYGEGASEDEAYEAAKKFFWANYALPQDNVVELLAAPTEPSTQNALTVKLTRSVNEDTATAEFGFDYKPLFLERLPLQIRRQAVAARAAGAEACILALNETADRAFNVSGSAVADLTGCSIVSNSSDDQSIYVGGTGKLKAECLYAAGGIYGSPQAVSLACESAVEGSPRVPDPFASKVTPKTSAWVDLSGCGQGFVAGGGGNGDCNGTGKTPKDTAGYVVTLKPGTYGSLEFKGAINLQPGNYIIDGGRLELGSQTVVNGQGVTFFLMNDAELTIHGGATFNISPALDGVWAGFSIVAEHGNQEAAIINGNSQSSLTGIIYLPDVAELQYAGNGTTSGECIRLIAQQITLIGNSTFKMDCSAELANTQFNYPGAIRLVH, encoded by the coding sequence ATGATAAACGCGAAGTTCCGTGTGCAACTTAAAAGGCTGGCGCGCGACCGGGATGGGAACTTCGCCGTGCTCGGGGCGATTGCCATCATTCCCATCATCGGGGCTGCCGCGCTGGCGATCGATTTTGCCGGCGCCTACCTGGAAGCCGAGAAGATGCAGGGCGCACTGGACGCCGCGGCGATCGGCTCGGTGCGGGCTTACGGGGAAGGGGCGAGCGAGGACGAGGCGTACGAGGCGGCAAAGAAGTTCTTCTGGGCCAACTACGCCCTGCCGCAGGATAACGTCGTCGAGCTGTTAGCAGCGCCCACGGAGCCTTCGACGCAAAACGCATTGACCGTGAAGCTCACGCGGAGCGTCAACGAAGACACCGCTACGGCCGAGTTCGGCTTCGATTATAAGCCGCTCTTTCTGGAGCGCCTGCCGCTGCAGATCCGGCGCCAGGCCGTTGCTGCGCGGGCAGCCGGGGCGGAGGCCTGCATCTTGGCGCTCAATGAGACCGCCGACCGAGCGTTCAATGTCAGTGGCAGTGCGGTGGCCGATCTGACCGGATGTTCGATCGTCTCCAATTCGAGCGACGATCAATCGATCTATGTCGGGGGAACCGGCAAGCTCAAGGCGGAATGTCTTTATGCGGCGGGCGGCATCTACGGCTCGCCCCAAGCCGTGTCGCTCGCTTGCGAGAGCGCCGTCGAAGGCTCGCCGCGCGTGCCTGATCCGTTCGCGAGCAAGGTGACGCCGAAAACGTCCGCCTGGGTAGATCTTTCCGGTTGCGGGCAAGGCTTCGTTGCGGGCGGCGGCGGCAACGGCGATTGCAACGGCACCGGCAAGACGCCGAAAGACACCGCCGGCTATGTCGTGACCCTGAAGCCCGGCACCTATGGAAGTCTGGAGTTCAAAGGCGCCATCAACCTTCAGCCGGGCAATTACATCATCGACGGCGGACGTCTCGAACTCGGCAGCCAGACTGTCGTGAACGGCCAGGGTGTGACCTTCTTTCTGATGAACGACGCCGAACTCACGATCCATGGCGGTGCCACCTTCAATATCTCGCCCGCACTCGATGGCGTATGGGCCGGATTCTCGATTGTCGCCGAACACGGAAATCAAGAGGCGGCGATCATCAACGGCAACAGCCAATCTTCGCTGACCGGGATCATCTATTTGCCTGATGTCGCCGAACTGCAATATGCCGGCAACGGCACGACGAGCGGCGAATGCATCAGGCTTATCGCCCAGCAGATCACCCTGATCGGCAACAGCACGTTCAAGATGGATTGCAGCGCGGAGCTGGCGAACACGCAGTTCAACTATCCGGGCGCCATTCGGCTGGTGCACTGA
- the gfa gene encoding S-(hydroxymethyl)glutathione synthase: METPVSLHPYLDSGLPKGSTSFSGGTLVCDCKDRPVKVRVNSGIAHNHACGCTKCWKPAGATFSIVAVTPHENVTVLENGDKLHIVDPTALIRRHACQECGVHMYGPVEREHAFQGLDFIHPERFEETGWPEPTFAAFVSSIIEAGVDPSKMNSVRNHLRQIGLEPYDCLSPELMDYIATWTAKKSGVLAQ, translated from the coding sequence ATGGAAACCCCGGTTTCACTGCACCCATATCTCGATAGTGGCCTTCCCAAGGGAAGCACATCCTTCAGCGGGGGCACGCTGGTCTGCGACTGCAAGGACCGTCCGGTCAAAGTCCGTGTGAACAGCGGCATCGCGCACAATCACGCCTGCGGCTGCACCAAATGCTGGAAACCGGCGGGCGCGACCTTTTCCATCGTCGCCGTTACGCCGCATGAAAACGTCACCGTTCTCGAAAACGGCGACAAGCTTCATATCGTCGATCCGACGGCGCTGATCCGTCGCCACGCCTGCCAGGAATGCGGCGTACACATGTATGGGCCGGTCGAGCGCGAGCATGCGTTTCAAGGGCTCGATTTCATTCATCCGGAGAGGTTTGAGGAGACCGGATGGCCGGAACCCACCTTCGCGGCCTTCGTTTCCTCGATCATCGAGGCTGGCGTCGATCCTTCCAAGATGAATTCGGTGCGCAATCATCTGAGGCAGATCGGGCTTGAGCCCTATGACTGCCTGTCGCCGGAACTCATGGATTATATCGCCACCTGGACGGCGAAGAAGAGCGGCGTGCTGGCGCAGTAG
- a CDS encoding TIGR02594 family protein: protein MKVVAFLTAAFVALTSPETAAAGMLSQAQQFAGLHEVKNNKRLRAALGINPARTPWCGHFMGMVARKAGRRPPESYAIARSWLRFGAPVRLSYARPGDVVVVRAGRSYHVGILSELSKSTARVIGGNQSGRVQLSQFSRGQVVAVRR from the coding sequence ATGAAGGTTGTAGCGTTTCTGACTGCGGCATTTGTCGCGCTTACGTCACCGGAGACAGCGGCCGCCGGCATGCTGTCGCAAGCCCAGCAATTTGCGGGGCTGCACGAGGTCAAGAATAACAAACGGCTTCGTGCGGCGCTCGGCATCAACCCGGCGCGCACGCCATGGTGTGGCCATTTCATGGGGATGGTCGCGCGAAAGGCCGGTCGCAGGCCGCCGGAAAGCTATGCCATCGCGCGGTCCTGGCTGCGGTTCGGCGCGCCGGTGCGGCTCTCCTACGCGCGCCCGGGCGACGTCGTCGTCGTCAGGGCGGGCCGAAGCTATCATGTCGGCATTCTTTCGGAGTTGTCGAAATCGACCGCGCGCGTCATCGGCGGCAATCAGTCCGGGCGCGTCCAGCTGTCGCAATTCAGCCGCGGACAGGTCGTCGCCGTCAGGAGATAG
- a CDS encoding endonuclease/exonuclease/phosphatase family protein — protein sequence MSLRLATFNVENLMSRFDFSGFRNQLKQDRVLRLFDVRSEAEYQRLEEARTIAHTDDTRQMSALAIADCDADILCLQEADNMAALQAFEYGYLFRMVSNGYRQKYLVEGNDTRGIDVAVLMREETRDGQKIECLEVKSHAGLTYDDLDLFNDELAATNRPRDRIFKRDCLELDLRIGGRPLTLYVVHFKSMGPARDGLDGRQATMALRIAEAKAVRHIVENRFGRGHTADKIFAICGDMNDYQEKVDVLGDRRNGYEFVPREEAASALDVFTTDGFAENPMLRRPVLDRWTLFHSRGPQERHLCQLDYIWLSPALARRNAAEVPEIIRAGQPYRTIFPAGQEVERYPRTGWDRPKASDHCPVAITLDI from the coding sequence ATGTCGCTTCGCCTTGCCACCTTCAACGTCGAAAATCTGATGAGCCGCTTCGATTTTTCCGGCTTCCGCAACCAGCTCAAGCAGGATCGGGTGCTGAGGCTGTTCGATGTCCGGAGCGAGGCCGAGTATCAGCGGCTCGAAGAGGCGCGCACCATCGCACATACGGACGACACGCGGCAGATGTCGGCGCTCGCCATTGCCGATTGCGATGCCGACATCCTCTGCCTACAGGAGGCCGACAACATGGCTGCCTTGCAGGCCTTCGAATACGGCTATCTCTTTCGCATGGTCAGCAACGGTTATCGGCAGAAATACCTGGTCGAGGGCAATGACACGCGCGGGATCGACGTGGCCGTGCTGATGCGGGAGGAGACTCGCGACGGACAGAAGATCGAGTGCCTGGAGGTGAAGAGCCATGCGGGGCTTACCTATGACGACCTCGATCTTTTCAACGACGAGCTGGCGGCGACCAATCGGCCGCGCGACCGCATCTTCAAGCGCGACTGCCTGGAATTGGATCTGCGCATCGGCGGCCGGCCGCTGACGCTCTATGTGGTGCACTTCAAGTCGATGGGCCCGGCGCGGGACGGGCTCGACGGTCGTCAGGCGACGATGGCCTTGCGGATCGCCGAGGCAAAGGCCGTGCGTCACATCGTCGAGAACCGCTTCGGCCGCGGCCACACCGCTGACAAGATCTTCGCCATCTGTGGCGACATGAACGATTACCAGGAGAAGGTCGACGTCCTCGGCGACCGGCGCAACGGCTACGAATTCGTGCCGCGGGAGGAAGCGGCGAGCGCTCTCGACGTCTTCACGACGGACGGTTTCGCCGAAAACCCGATGCTGCGACGGCCGGTGCTCGACCGCTGGACGCTGTTTCACAGCCGCGGGCCGCAGGAGCGGCACCTCTGCCAGCTCGACTATATCTGGCTCTCGCCGGCGCTTGCGCGCCGCAATGCTGCGGAAGTCCCGGAGATCATTCGCGCCGGCCAGCCCTACCGCACGATATTTCCGGCGGGCCAGGAGGTCGAGCGCTATCCGCGCACCGGCTGGGACCGGCCCAAGGCCTCCGACCACTGCCCCGTCGCGATCACTCTGGATATCTGA
- a CDS encoding NUDIX hydrolase → MALLESNRQHWPAEGTIFPISEIDIEVAGEPHPFHLAQAERARENWRQEIAANPHLFDGRMVLQRAIRITDGRIAATGHIVPYSTFLWWRKTRTQSACHIFGMPMLLSADGAMIAIRMGGHTANAGRVYSPGGSLEPEDIVDGRCDIAGNIAREVKEETGIALSEAIAEPGYHAIHMNGTVTVFRIFRLAATADQLVARVAAHVASDPHPEIDEAVAIRSPEPAAHNYPDFIPPILEWLFARSSR, encoded by the coding sequence ATGGCCCTTCTCGAAAGCAACCGGCAGCACTGGCCGGCCGAAGGCACGATCTTCCCCATCTCGGAGATCGACATCGAGGTCGCCGGAGAGCCGCATCCGTTTCATCTCGCGCAGGCGGAGAGGGCACGGGAAAACTGGCGCCAAGAGATCGCGGCCAACCCGCATCTCTTCGACGGAAGGATGGTCCTGCAGCGGGCGATCCGCATTACCGACGGGCGTATCGCCGCCACCGGTCATATCGTTCCCTATTCGACCTTTCTCTGGTGGCGGAAGACGAGGACGCAGAGCGCCTGCCATATCTTCGGCATGCCGATGCTGCTTTCCGCCGACGGCGCGATGATCGCGATCCGCATGGGCGGACACACGGCCAATGCCGGCCGCGTCTATAGTCCCGGCGGCTCGCTGGAACCGGAAGACATCGTCGACGGGCGCTGCGATATCGCCGGCAATATCGCGCGCGAAGTCAAGGAAGAGACGGGCATCGCCCTTTCCGAGGCAATCGCCGAGCCGGGCTACCACGCCATCCACATGAACGGCACCGTCACCGTTTTCCGCATCTTCCGGCTGGCGGCGACGGCGGACCAACTCGTCGCCCGGGTGGCAGCGCATGTCGCCTCCGACCCGCATCCGGAAATCGACGAGGCAGTGGCGATACGCTCACCGGAGCCGGCGGCGCATAATTACCCGGATTTCATCCCGCCGATCCTCGAGTGGCTTTTCGCGCGGAGCAGTCGGTAG